The Clupea harengus chromosome 26, Ch_v2.0.2, whole genome shotgun sequence genome has a segment encoding these proteins:
- the aftpha gene encoding aftiphilin a isoform X3, translating to MEPDVIRMYSSSPPPMEEGAEEDEDEFGDFSGVPNSISLTDFNMATTFNQSQTLAATSPPELLNGGLSGHGGSAKANGIVPGQGDGAPGRTVSADELKQLGERSQTTTHTDSVLIGERDWTEAERSQTTTHTDSVLIGERDWTEGDSEACNGNPEGTSRLTNGFAAFDERGTPPLEPHAPVKPRGPDPHAAATDCCLTSTGTDENEDDFADFAAFSNTNSHGHSNDVTNQKDSWGNPFVAEWQAEHDVPRAPSADGERGESSSEENVIRDPCGAEMDLQSLPSGTSGGLRNGDGSVHSWPEPEPGPDITLRDMETDTSHTTDTQCTQQRKITLNGAMQDGSDDEGVKVHSSVSPSVACTDDQLEEKPDSSGNDSEPETETETSFGRPLSTDALEEFGDFSTTCSVPSPPLQEETATPADHSQMPDDGDEEEFGDFGDFSSTPGGFGSGQEFTAFPQRPHVSGVASADAAHEDGREDSTLDTEEFISVSPGDPTEPEHTADQDQRSEDELGSIPVSDSFADFHSAPVGCDESGGTEDWTAFDEQHEEKDPGAGGGAGGESWASFGPPQTTALSEEPSEDDWQDSQQPITVPPSCSSDSGRTEEATAAALLCRVERLFQTSFPEAPMTPVEEEVIHLQSFLQPEGSEGAAVNKGVRVDVWSQLRDVHNAFGLKHQWGGSHSNKMLLCSLGIDTRNILFTGQKKQPVIVPMYAASLGMLEPTKEPVKPVSAAEMIASIAQTPAVATEITSTTTDTGQEVLPPVQFDWSSSGLTNPLDASGGSSLLNLDFFGTMEELVPSSGTSIPGVDPELYELTTAKLEQSGTGSRVADAFARLMSTVEKTSTSTRKPRKEENLSEEALKVITSLPDLSFMQAKVLMFPTSLTPLASSAIHTAD from the exons ATGGAGCCTGATGTCATCCGCAtgtactcttcctctcctcctccgatGGAGGAGGGtgcagaggaggatgaagacgaGTTTGGTGACTTCTCTGGAGTACCCAACAGCATCAGCCTCACTGACTTTAACATGGCGACCACATTCAACCAGTCACAGACCCTCGCTGCTACCTCTCCCCCAGAGCTCCTCAATGGTGGACTCTCAGGCCACGGGGGATCTGCTAAGGCCAATGGAATAGTCCCGGGGCAAGGAGACGGGGCCCCGGGGAGGACAGTTAGCGCAGACGAGCTAAAACAGTTA GGGGAGCGTTCACAAACCACTACCCACACAGACTCTGTGCTGATCGGGGAGAGAGACTGGACTGAGGCGGAGCGTTCACAAACCACTACCCACACAGACTCTGTGCTGATCGGGGAGAGAGACTGGACTGAGGGGGACAGTGAGGCCTGTAACGGCAACCCAGAGGGCACCAGTCGACTCACAAATGGGTTCGCAGCTTTTGATGAACGAGGAACCCCTCCCCTTGAGCCTCATGCACCTGTCAAACCCAGAGGCCCAGACCCCCATGCTGCTGCTACTGACTGCTGCCTGACTTCGACTGGCACGGATGAGAATGAGGATGACTTTGCAGATTTTGCAGCATTCTCCAACACTAACAGCCACGGTCACAGCAACGACGTCACGAACCAGAAAGATAGCTGGGGAAACCCGTTTGTTGCAGAGTGGCAAGCGGAACATGATGTCCCCCGAGCTCCGAGCGCTGATGGAGAGCGTGGGGAGTCAAGCTCGGAGGAGAATGTAATTAGGGACCCTTGTGGTGCTGAGATGGATCTGCAGTCGCTCCCCAGCGGGACCTCAGGGGGACTGAGGAATGGAGACGGTAGCGTCCACTCAtggcctgagcctgagcctgggcCTGATATAACTCTAAGGGACATGGAAactgacacctcacacactacagacacacagtgcacacagcaGAGAAAGATCACTCTTAATGGAGCGATGCAAGATGGCTCAGACGATGAAGGGGTCAAGGTTCACAGCTCCGTCTCGCCCAGCGTGGCGTGCACAGACGACCAGTTAGAGGAGAAACCGGACAGCTCTGGCAATGACAGCGAGCCCGAGACGGAAACGGAGACGTCGTTCGGTCGGCCGCTCTCCACCGACGCCCTGGAGGAGTTTGGTGATTTCAGCACCACGTGCTCCGTTCCGTCACCACCGCTGCAGGAGGAGACGGCCACGCCGGCGGATCACAGTCAGATGCCGGACGACGGAGACGAGGAAGAGTTCGGTGACTTTGGAGACTTCTCGTCAACGCCGGGAGGCTTTGGCAGCGGGCAGGAATTCACCGCCTTTCCACAGAGACCACACGTGTCGGGGGTGGCTAGCGCAGACGCCGCACACgaagatgggagagaggacTCAACGTTGGATACAGAAGAGTTCATCTCCGTTTCCCCCGGAGACCCAACAGAGCCTGAACATACGGCAGACCAAGACCAGCGGTCAGAGGATGAGCTTGGGAGTATACCTGTGAGCGATAGTTTCGCAGACTTCCACTCGGCTCCAGTGGGGTGCGACGAGAGTGGGGGGACTGAAGACTGGACTGCCTTTGACGAGCAGCACGAGGAGAAGGACccgggagcaggaggaggtgctggaggagagTCCTGGGCCAGCTTCGGGCCTCCCCAGACAACAGCACTCTCAGAGGAGCCCTCAGAGGACGACTGGCAGGACAgccagcagccaatcacagtgccTCCCAGCTGTAGCAGTGACAGCGGCAGGACAGAGGAGGCAACA GCTGCTGCGCTGTTGTGTCGGGTGGAGAGGCTCTTCCAGACCAGCTTCCCTGAGGCACCCATGACCCCTGTGGAAGAGGAGGTGATTCACCTGCAGAGTTTCCTGCAGCCAGAGGGGTCGGAGGGCGCAGCCGTGAACAA gGGTGTTCGGGTGGACGTGTGGAGCCAGTTGCGGGACGTTCACAATGCCTTTGGCCTCAAGCACCAGTGGGGTGGTTCCCATAGCAACAAGATGCTGTTGTGCTCTCTGGGAATCGACACAAGGAACATT CTGTTCACCGGTCAGAAGAAGCAGCCAGTCATTGTGCCCATGTATGCAGCCAGTCTG GGAATGCTGGAGCCGACCAAAGAACCAGTGAAACCCGTCTCAGCAGCGGAGATGATCGCCTCAATAGCACAGACGCCAGCAGTGGCCACGGAAATAACCAGCACGACCACAGACACAGGCCAG GAGGTGCTCCCACCTGTCCAGTTTGATTGGAGCAGCAGCGGCCTTACGAACCCTCTGGATG CGAGTGGCGGCTCCTCTCTGCTTAACCTGGACTTCTTTGGGACGATGGAGGAGCTGGTGCCCAGCAGTGGCACCTCCATCCCAG GTGTGGATCCTGAGCTGTACGAGCTCACGACAGCCAAGCTGGAGCAGAGTGGCACAGGCAGCCGGGTCGCCGACGCCTTCGCCCGCCTTATGTCTACTGTGGAGAAGACCAGCACATCCACCAG AAAGCCCCGCAAGGAAGAGAACCTTAGTGAAGAGGCTCTGAAGGTCATCACCAGCCTCCCAGACCTGTCCTTTATGCAGGCCAAGGTGCTGATGTTCCCCACCTCCCTCACGCCTCTGGCCTCATCCGCCATCCACACAGCTGACTGA
- the aftpha gene encoding aftiphilin a isoform X6, giving the protein MEPDVIRMYSSSPPPMEEGAEEDEDEFGDFSGVPNSISLTDFNMATTFNQSQTLAATSPPELLNGGLSGHGGSAKANGIVPGQGDGAPGRTVSADELKQLAERSQTTTHTDSVLIGERDWTEGDSEACNGNPEGTSRLTNGFAAFDERGTPPLEPHAPVKPRGPDPHAAATDCCLTSTGTDENEDDFADFAAFSNTNSHGHSNDVTNQKDSWGNPFVAEWQAEHDVPRAPSADGERGESSSEENVIRDPCGAEMDLQSLPSGTSGGLRNGDGSVHSWPEPEPGPDITLRDMETDTSHTTDTQCTQQRKITLNGAMQDGSDDEGVKVHSSVSPSVACTDDQLEEKPDSSGNDSEPETETETSFGRPLSTDALEEFGDFSTTCSVPSPPLQEETATPADHSQMPDDGDEEEFGDFGDFSSTPGGFGSGQEFTAFPQRPHVSGVASADAAHEDGREDSTLDTEEFISVSPGDPTEPEHTADQDQRSEDELGSIPVSDSFADFHSAPVGCDESGGTEDWTAFDEQHEEKDPGAGGGAGGESWASFGPPQTTALSEEPSEDDWQDSQQPITVPPSCSSDSGRTEEATAAALLCRVERLFQTSFPEAPMTPVEEEVIHLQSFLQPEGSEGAAVNKGVRVDVWSQLRDVHNAFGLKHQWGGSHSNKMLLCSLGIDTRNILFTGQKKQPVIVPMYAASLGMLEPTKEPVKPVSAAEMIASIAQTPAVATEITSTTTDTGQEVLPPVQFDWSSSGLTNPLDASGGSSLLNLDFFGTMEELVPSSGTSIPGVDPELYELTTAKLEQSGTGSRVADAFARLMSTVEKTSTSTRKPRKEENLSEEALKVITSLPDLSFMQAKVLMFPTSLTPLASSAIHTAD; this is encoded by the exons ATGGAGCCTGATGTCATCCGCAtgtactcttcctctcctcctccgatGGAGGAGGGtgcagaggaggatgaagacgaGTTTGGTGACTTCTCTGGAGTACCCAACAGCATCAGCCTCACTGACTTTAACATGGCGACCACATTCAACCAGTCACAGACCCTCGCTGCTACCTCTCCCCCAGAGCTCCTCAATGGTGGACTCTCAGGCCACGGGGGATCTGCTAAGGCCAATGGAATAGTCCCGGGGCAAGGAGACGGGGCCCCGGGGAGGACAGTTAGCGCAGACGAGCTAAAACAGTTA GCGGAGCGTTCACAAACCACTACCCACACAGACTCTGTGCTGATCGGGGAGAGAGACTGGACTGAGGGGGACAGTGAGGCCTGTAACGGCAACCCAGAGGGCACCAGTCGACTCACAAATGGGTTCGCAGCTTTTGATGAACGAGGAACCCCTCCCCTTGAGCCTCATGCACCTGTCAAACCCAGAGGCCCAGACCCCCATGCTGCTGCTACTGACTGCTGCCTGACTTCGACTGGCACGGATGAGAATGAGGATGACTTTGCAGATTTTGCAGCATTCTCCAACACTAACAGCCACGGTCACAGCAACGACGTCACGAACCAGAAAGATAGCTGGGGAAACCCGTTTGTTGCAGAGTGGCAAGCGGAACATGATGTCCCCCGAGCTCCGAGCGCTGATGGAGAGCGTGGGGAGTCAAGCTCGGAGGAGAATGTAATTAGGGACCCTTGTGGTGCTGAGATGGATCTGCAGTCGCTCCCCAGCGGGACCTCAGGGGGACTGAGGAATGGAGACGGTAGCGTCCACTCAtggcctgagcctgagcctgggcCTGATATAACTCTAAGGGACATGGAAactgacacctcacacactacagacacacagtgcacacagcaGAGAAAGATCACTCTTAATGGAGCGATGCAAGATGGCTCAGACGATGAAGGGGTCAAGGTTCACAGCTCCGTCTCGCCCAGCGTGGCGTGCACAGACGACCAGTTAGAGGAGAAACCGGACAGCTCTGGCAATGACAGCGAGCCCGAGACGGAAACGGAGACGTCGTTCGGTCGGCCGCTCTCCACCGACGCCCTGGAGGAGTTTGGTGATTTCAGCACCACGTGCTCCGTTCCGTCACCACCGCTGCAGGAGGAGACGGCCACGCCGGCGGATCACAGTCAGATGCCGGACGACGGAGACGAGGAAGAGTTCGGTGACTTTGGAGACTTCTCGTCAACGCCGGGAGGCTTTGGCAGCGGGCAGGAATTCACCGCCTTTCCACAGAGACCACACGTGTCGGGGGTGGCTAGCGCAGACGCCGCACACgaagatgggagagaggacTCAACGTTGGATACAGAAGAGTTCATCTCCGTTTCCCCCGGAGACCCAACAGAGCCTGAACATACGGCAGACCAAGACCAGCGGTCAGAGGATGAGCTTGGGAGTATACCTGTGAGCGATAGTTTCGCAGACTTCCACTCGGCTCCAGTGGGGTGCGACGAGAGTGGGGGGACTGAAGACTGGACTGCCTTTGACGAGCAGCACGAGGAGAAGGACccgggagcaggaggaggtgctggaggagagTCCTGGGCCAGCTTCGGGCCTCCCCAGACAACAGCACTCTCAGAGGAGCCCTCAGAGGACGACTGGCAGGACAgccagcagccaatcacagtgccTCCCAGCTGTAGCAGTGACAGCGGCAGGACAGAGGAGGCAACA GCTGCTGCGCTGTTGTGTCGGGTGGAGAGGCTCTTCCAGACCAGCTTCCCTGAGGCACCCATGACCCCTGTGGAAGAGGAGGTGATTCACCTGCAGAGTTTCCTGCAGCCAGAGGGGTCGGAGGGCGCAGCCGTGAACAA gGGTGTTCGGGTGGACGTGTGGAGCCAGTTGCGGGACGTTCACAATGCCTTTGGCCTCAAGCACCAGTGGGGTGGTTCCCATAGCAACAAGATGCTGTTGTGCTCTCTGGGAATCGACACAAGGAACATT CTGTTCACCGGTCAGAAGAAGCAGCCAGTCATTGTGCCCATGTATGCAGCCAGTCTG GGAATGCTGGAGCCGACCAAAGAACCAGTGAAACCCGTCTCAGCAGCGGAGATGATCGCCTCAATAGCACAGACGCCAGCAGTGGCCACGGAAATAACCAGCACGACCACAGACACAGGCCAG GAGGTGCTCCCACCTGTCCAGTTTGATTGGAGCAGCAGCGGCCTTACGAACCCTCTGGATG CGAGTGGCGGCTCCTCTCTGCTTAACCTGGACTTCTTTGGGACGATGGAGGAGCTGGTGCCCAGCAGTGGCACCTCCATCCCAG GTGTGGATCCTGAGCTGTACGAGCTCACGACAGCCAAGCTGGAGCAGAGTGGCACAGGCAGCCGGGTCGCCGACGCCTTCGCCCGCCTTATGTCTACTGTGGAGAAGACCAGCACATCCACCAG AAAGCCCCGCAAGGAAGAGAACCTTAGTGAAGAGGCTCTGAAGGTCATCACCAGCCTCCCAGACCTGTCCTTTATGCAGGCCAAGGTGCTGATGTTCCCCACCTCCCTCACGCCTCTGGCCTCATCCGCCATCCACACAGCTGACTGA